In one window of Hymenobacter nivis DNA:
- a CDS encoding DUF349 domain-containing protein: MSTEQTPQAPQSGGPQPGGEDRMSILERRLAEIQAQNDAAPAPEPASSVAPEPGTPEAVAAAETAHHVPDPVTVDGADVSAPQARAVAHYGDAAPAPDASALPATESEAGAPEAEATAAAEASAAEAAAPAAEAEAPHGHTVEEIAPLPTVDLHNAEELLDAPEGVATLPTSSGTPLGDAPADPDALSLPEVPAVGAQSEANAAEAEEAHALSAAEGAPTAEPAAEVPAAPVALESPDFTALDLPAQAQYLVQELRGPNAQRNRKTVLDLVRQYEANVGHARSAARQKFAEGGADAEAFAFQQPEGQMELNRALQEFREGRAKNAKAEDASRGDNLAKKQQLLDQLRQLVEAAETKDSSAKLKALQGEWKSTGPVPQTDSQPIWDTYHGLLDIYYSKQGRFLEMKDLDRRRNQEAKENLIKRAEGLMALTGINKALDELTKLHEDWKNIGPVPNDQREPLWQRFIAASDALHQRRKEFSDGRSTQEKANLVVKKALLERIQPFAEFDTDRVNLWRSKTDELQEIKAEWEAAGLVPRAQADALNKQYWAAYKAFFNRKNDFFKSLDNEKSANVKAKQVLIDQAEEAQNNPDAEAARAVVMRIQKEWKDVGRVPDKLADKLWHRFRNACDAVFDRPKHEARQREEKATASSGEQLAYLDQVAQQVGALGDENPGSLEGFRAVLADWSQAFDATGTGDRSEEQLLGLLGQYLAAVPGLSYAERSELLFQAEVARLKARPQAQQQLTRKEMALRKEINELENDHATLQTNLAFFARSKNAAQLREEYEGRMAEGQKRIDVLKKQLKTVRA; this comes from the coding sequence ATGTCAACCGAACAAACCCCCCAGGCCCCGCAGTCGGGCGGCCCCCAGCCCGGGGGCGAGGACCGCATGAGTATTCTCGAACGCCGCCTGGCTGAAATTCAGGCCCAAAACGACGCCGCCCCGGCTCCGGAGCCCGCTTCTAGCGTCGCTCCGGAGCCCGGCACGCCCGAAGCCGTCGCCGCCGCCGAAACCGCCCACCACGTGCCCGACCCCGTGACGGTGGACGGCGCCGACGTATCGGCTCCGCAGGCCCGCGCCGTGGCCCACTACGGCGACGCCGCCCCCGCGCCCGATGCATCGGCCCTGCCCGCCACGGAGTCGGAGGCCGGGGCCCCGGAAGCGGAGGCCACCGCTGCTGCTGAGGCCTCAGCGGCTGAGGCTGCCGCCCCGGCGGCTGAAGCTGAGGCCCCCCACGGCCACACCGTGGAGGAAATTGCCCCGCTGCCCACCGTGGATTTGCACAACGCCGAGGAGTTGCTCGACGCCCCCGAGGGCGTGGCCACGCTGCCTACTTCGTCGGGAACGCCCCTGGGCGACGCCCCCGCCGACCCTGACGCGCTGTCGCTGCCGGAAGTGCCCGCCGTAGGCGCGCAATCCGAAGCCAACGCTGCCGAAGCCGAAGAAGCTCACGCATTGTCAGCGGCCGAAGGGGCCCCCACGGCCGAACCCGCCGCGGAAGTGCCCGCCGCGCCGGTGGCCCTGGAGTCCCCCGACTTCACGGCCCTCGACCTGCCCGCCCAGGCCCAGTACCTGGTGCAGGAGCTGCGGGGCCCCAATGCCCAGCGCAACCGCAAAACCGTGCTCGACCTTGTGCGCCAGTACGAGGCCAACGTGGGCCACGCCCGCTCGGCCGCCCGCCAGAAATTTGCCGAAGGCGGGGCCGATGCCGAAGCCTTTGCCTTCCAGCAGCCCGAGGGCCAGATGGAATTGAACAGGGCGTTGCAAGAATTCCGCGAGGGCCGCGCCAAAAACGCCAAGGCCGAAGACGCCAGCCGCGGCGATAACCTGGCCAAGAAGCAGCAGCTCCTCGACCAGCTCCGCCAGCTGGTGGAAGCCGCCGAAACCAAGGACAGCTCGGCCAAGCTCAAGGCGCTGCAAGGCGAGTGGAAATCCACCGGCCCGGTGCCCCAAACCGACAGCCAGCCCATCTGGGATACCTACCACGGCCTGCTTGATATCTACTACAGCAAGCAGGGCCGCTTCTTGGAGATGAAGGACCTGGACCGCCGCCGCAACCAGGAGGCCAAGGAAAACCTCATCAAGCGCGCCGAAGGCCTGATGGCCCTCACCGGTATCAACAAGGCCCTCGACGAGCTGACCAAACTGCACGAGGACTGGAAGAATATCGGGCCCGTGCCCAACGACCAGCGCGAGCCGCTGTGGCAGCGCTTTATTGCCGCCTCCGACGCCCTGCACCAGCGCCGCAAGGAGTTTTCCGACGGCCGCTCGACTCAGGAGAAAGCCAACCTAGTGGTGAAAAAGGCCCTGCTGGAGCGCATCCAGCCCTTCGCCGAGTTCGACACGGACCGCGTGAACCTGTGGCGCTCGAAAACCGACGAGCTGCAGGAAATCAAGGCTGAGTGGGAAGCCGCCGGTCTCGTGCCCCGCGCCCAGGCCGACGCCCTTAACAAGCAGTACTGGGCCGCCTACAAGGCATTCTTCAACCGCAAGAACGACTTCTTTAAGTCGCTCGACAACGAAAAATCGGCCAACGTGAAGGCCAAGCAGGTCCTCATCGATCAGGCTGAGGAAGCCCAGAACAATCCAGATGCCGAGGCCGCCCGTGCCGTCGTCATGCGCATCCAGAAAGAGTGGAAGGACGTGGGCCGCGTGCCCGACAAGCTGGCCGACAAGCTCTGGCACCGCTTCCGCAACGCCTGCGACGCCGTGTTTGACCGGCCCAAGCACGAGGCCCGCCAGCGCGAAGAGAAGGCCACCGCCTCCTCGGGCGAGCAGCTGGCTTACCTTGACCAGGTGGCCCAGCAAGTGGGGGCCCTCGGCGACGAAAACCCCGGCTCGCTGGAGGGCTTCCGCGCCGTGCTGGCCGACTGGTCGCAGGCCTTCGACGCCACCGGCACTGGTGACCGCAGCGAGGAGCAGCTGCTCGGGCTGCTGGGCCAGTACCTGGCCGCCGTGCCCGGCCTGAGCTACGCCGAGCGCTCCGAGCTCTTGTTTCAGGCCGAAGTGGCCCGCCTCAAGGCGCGGCCCCAGGCGCAGCAGCAGCTTACGCGCAAGGAAATGGCCCTGCGTAAGGAAATCAACGAGCTGGAAAACGACCACGCCACGCTGCAAACCAACCTGGCGTTCTTCGCCCGCTCCAAAAACGCGGCCCAACTGCGCGAGGAGTACGAAGGCCGCATGGCCGAAGGCCAAAAGCGCATCGACGTGCTCAAAAAACAGCTGAAAACGGTGCGCGCCTAA
- a CDS encoding DUF1015 domain-containing protein, whose protein sequence is MAEIQPLRGWRYAPALGADIGNYASPLFDVVSARQRAALYHNPLNSIHLAVPQGDDPAGAALATLRRWEAEGVLRQDALPGIYAYYQYFRLPGSAREYCRKGFMCHIRAYDWAEGVVLRHENTLPASVHDRTALLARTEFQTSATHGLYRDDAFELETYLDEAMQSPLYQTEDDYQGARDVLAVVQDAAVIRRFQAVLAGREVILADGHHRYEGSLAHRHARQAQAGPAATGREPWNYHLMYLTNAASDDLRILPTHRLLLELPGGPGGGALTNAEFLARLGPYFTVLPLEEATDLPEVIAGKRWAFGLYLGGQAYKIRLRPEAHAQLDWDTTAEVKGLDLTVLHFFVLEKTLGLRGPNAQRAWPGAAYVRSFAECLQRVDRGEARAALIVNEVTMAEVEAVCHSGAVMPAKSTFFYPKTLAGFLFSSIADEEAGNAFDQYFQGPAAGAGPA, encoded by the coding sequence TTGGCTGAAATCCAACCCTTGCGCGGCTGGCGCTACGCCCCGGCCCTAGGCGCCGACATTGGCAATTACGCGTCGCCGCTATTTGACGTGGTATCGGCCCGGCAGCGGGCGGCGCTCTACCACAACCCACTCAACTCCATTCACTTGGCCGTACCGCAGGGCGACGACCCGGCCGGCGCGGCCCTGGCCACGCTGCGGCGCTGGGAAGCCGAGGGCGTGCTCCGGCAGGACGCGCTGCCCGGCATCTACGCCTACTACCAGTACTTCCGGCTACCGGGCAGCGCCCGCGAATACTGCCGCAAGGGCTTCATGTGCCACATCCGGGCCTACGACTGGGCCGAGGGCGTGGTGCTGCGCCACGAAAACACGCTGCCCGCCAGCGTGCACGACCGCACCGCCCTGCTGGCCCGCACCGAGTTCCAGACCAGCGCCACCCACGGGCTGTACCGCGACGACGCCTTCGAACTGGAAACCTACCTCGACGAGGCCATGCAATCGCCCCTCTACCAAACCGAGGACGACTACCAGGGCGCCCGCGACGTGCTGGCCGTGGTGCAGGACGCGGCCGTGATTCGGCGGTTTCAGGCGGTGCTGGCCGGGCGTGAGGTGATTCTGGCCGACGGCCACCACCGCTACGAGGGCTCACTGGCCCACCGCCACGCCCGCCAGGCCCAGGCCGGGCCCGCCGCCACCGGCCGCGAGCCCTGGAACTACCACCTCATGTACCTCACCAACGCGGCCAGCGACGACCTGCGCATCCTGCCCACCCACCGCCTGCTGCTGGAACTGCCCGGGGGCCCCGGCGGCGGCGCGCTGACCAACGCCGAGTTTCTGGCCCGCCTGGGGCCCTACTTCACGGTGCTGCCGCTGGAGGAAGCCACGGACTTACCCGAGGTAATTGCCGGTAAGCGCTGGGCCTTCGGGCTGTACTTAGGCGGGCAGGCCTACAAAATCCGCCTGCGGCCGGAAGCGCACGCGCAACTGGACTGGGACACGACGGCCGAGGTGAAAGGCCTGGACCTCACGGTGCTGCATTTCTTCGTGCTGGAGAAAACCCTGGGCTTGCGGGGCCCCAACGCGCAACGCGCCTGGCCGGGCGCGGCCTACGTGCGCAGCTTCGCTGAGTGCCTCCAACGGGTGGACCGCGGCGAGGCCCGCGCCGCGCTCATCGTGAACGAGGTGACGATGGCCGAGGTGGAGGCCGTGTGCCACTCCGGGGCTGTGATGCCGGCCAAGTCCACCTTCTTCTACCCCAAAACCCTGGCCGGCTTCCTCTTCAGCAGCATCGCCGACGAGGAGGCCGGCAACGCGTTCGACCAGTATTTCCAGGGCCCCGCGGCCGGCGCGGGGCCCGCGTAG
- a CDS encoding universal stress protein, giving the protein MALSLLVLTNFFQPADHALAYADALARALGARLVLLHVRRDSLLDPEHLSGRVDTLNQETINLALASLTQRLAAPATAEMAHGQMAEAVAAALARHQPALVVLGRRDTDNTPEELVSTAALDILRAAPQPMLVVPMGAAPTVPHRLLLALDAEPFSLGPHADLVRHLFSALPAALTVLHVAPDQGSAATGTAAAVEALERTGLALDLSGGLASRTLVHASPAGGILEVAATGEFDAVVLVARPRSFLGALFHRSVTAHVLLHSSLPVLVLPTA; this is encoded by the coding sequence ATGGCGCTCTCGCTGCTCGTACTCACCAATTTCTTTCAACCCGCCGACCACGCCCTAGCCTACGCCGACGCGCTAGCCAGGGCCCTTGGCGCGCGCCTCGTGCTGCTGCATGTGCGCCGCGATTCCTTGCTCGACCCCGAGCACCTCAGCGGCCGCGTCGATACCCTGAACCAGGAAACCATCAACCTTGCCCTGGCCAGCCTGACCCAGCGGCTGGCCGCGCCCGCCACGGCCGAAATGGCCCACGGCCAGATGGCCGAGGCCGTGGCCGCCGCCCTGGCACGCCACCAGCCCGCGCTGGTGGTGCTCGGCCGCCGCGACACCGATAACACGCCCGAAGAGTTAGTTTCGACCGCTGCGCTCGACATCCTGCGCGCCGCGCCACAGCCCATGCTGGTGGTGCCCATGGGCGCCGCGCCCACCGTGCCGCACCGCCTGCTGCTGGCCCTCGACGCCGAGCCCTTCAGCCTGGGGCCCCACGCGGACCTGGTGCGGCACCTCTTCAGCGCGCTGCCCGCCGCGCTCACCGTGTTACACGTGGCCCCCGACCAGGGCAGCGCCGCCACCGGCACGGCCGCCGCCGTCGAGGCACTGGAACGCACCGGGCTGGCCCTGGACCTGAGCGGCGGGCTGGCTTCCCGCACCCTAGTGCACGCCTCGCCGGCGGGCGGCATCCTGGAAGTAGCTGCCACCGGCGAATTCGATGCAGTGGTGCTAGTGGCGCGACCACGCAGCTTTTTAGGCGCGCTGTTTCACCGCAGCGTGACAGCGCACGTGCTGCTGCACAGCTCATTACCGGTACTGGTACTGCCGACAGCGTAG
- a CDS encoding glyoxalase superfamily protein, whose translation MAFYVEWLGFCTNWADRLIGPPVYLQVARADVVLHLCGHPTDGALSSLGRAEVKGLPAFHCNLLRQPPLFAAPVLARAAWSERVLEMTVTDSFGNRIVFCEPASLYA comes from the coding sequence CTGGCTTTTTACGTCGAGTGGCTGGGCTTTTGCACCAACTGGGCCGACCGGCTCATCGGGCCCCCCGTGTACCTGCAAGTGGCGCGGGCCGACGTGGTGCTGCACCTCTGCGGCCACCCCACCGACGGGGCCCTAAGCAGCCTGGGCCGGGCCGAGGTGAAAGGCCTGCCAGCCTTTCACTGCAACTTGCTGCGCCAGCCCCCCCTGTTTGCCGCCCCCGTGCTGGCCCGTGCCGCGTGGAGCGAACGGGTGCTGGAAATGACTGTAACCGACTCGTTTGGCAACCGCATTGTGTTCTGCGAGCCCGCTAGCCTGTACGCGTAA
- the pdxH gene encoding pyridoxamine 5'-phosphate oxidase, with product MTDQELADLRQSYTQRTLAEADVQPDAVRQFRTWLDEAVAARLDEPSALTLSTVDAATGQPSARVVLLKGLPDDAGFLFYTNYNSRKGRELAGQPLAAISFFWPGLERQVRVEGRIEKAPESMSTAYFQSRPRSSQLGAWASPQSQVIGSREALEAREQAVEAEFTGQDPLPRPPHWGGYILRPHRIEFWQGRPSRLHDRLVYDLVDGAWKISRLAP from the coding sequence ATGACCGACCAAGAGCTTGCCGACCTGCGCCAATCGTACACCCAGCGCACCCTGGCCGAGGCCGATGTCCAGCCCGACGCCGTGCGCCAGTTCCGCACCTGGCTCGACGAGGCCGTGGCCGCCCGCCTCGACGAGCCCAGCGCCCTCACCCTGAGCACCGTGGACGCGGCCACCGGCCAGCCCAGCGCCCGCGTGGTGCTGCTCAAGGGCCTGCCCGACGACGCTGGCTTTTTGTTTTACACCAACTACAACTCGCGCAAGGGCCGCGAACTGGCCGGCCAGCCGCTGGCCGCCATCAGCTTTTTCTGGCCCGGCCTGGAGCGCCAGGTGCGCGTGGAGGGCCGCATAGAAAAAGCGCCGGAAAGCATGTCGACCGCCTACTTCCAGAGCCGCCCACGCAGCAGCCAGCTCGGGGCCTGGGCCTCGCCCCAAAGCCAGGTCATCGGCAGCCGCGAAGCCTTAGAGGCCCGCGAGCAGGCCGTGGAGGCCGAATTTACCGGCCAGGACCCGCTGCCGCGCCCGCCGCACTGGGGCGGCTACATCCTGCGCCCGCACCGCATCGAGTTCTGGCAGGGCCGCCCCAGCCGCCTGCACGACCGCCTGGTGTACGACCTCGTGGACGGGGCCTGGAAAATCTCGCGCCTGGCCCCGTGA
- a CDS encoding YqgE/AlgH family protein translates to MIPGTLLISQPFLGDPNFERSVVLVCRDAPASGTFGLVLNRPTELLLSDVLTLPLGLAGPAAALPLFAGGPVEPDTLHYLHRRPDVPGAAALGDGVYWGGEFAVLLELLGTGALAAADVRLFVGYAGWGPGQLAAERQARSWVTHPASAGKVFTLATDAFWREILREKGGRFQAWANYPVDPRLN, encoded by the coding sequence ATGATCCCCGGCACGCTCCTCATCTCGCAGCCCTTCCTGGGCGACCCCAACTTCGAGCGCAGCGTGGTGCTGGTGTGCCGCGACGCGCCCGCCAGCGGTACCTTCGGGCTCGTGCTGAATCGCCCTACTGAGCTGCTGCTCAGTGATGTGCTGACCCTGCCGCTGGGGTTGGCCGGGCCCGCCGCCGCGCTGCCGCTCTTCGCCGGGGGGCCCGTGGAGCCCGACACGCTGCACTACCTGCACCGCCGCCCCGACGTGCCCGGGGCCGCCGCACTGGGCGACGGTGTGTACTGGGGCGGCGAGTTTGCGGTGCTGCTGGAGCTGCTCGGTACCGGGGCCCTGGCAGCGGCCGACGTGCGCCTGTTTGTGGGCTACGCGGGCTGGGGCCCCGGGCAGCTGGCCGCCGAGCGGCAGGCCCGCAGCTGGGTCACGCACCCGGCAAGCGCCGGGAAAGTGTTTACTTTGGCAACGGATGCGTTCTGGCGGGAGATTTTGCGGGAGAAGGGCGGACGCTTCCAGGCCTGGGCCAACTACCCGGTTGACCCACGCTTAAACTGA